The following are encoded together in the Thermomonas brevis genome:
- a CDS encoding DUF5076 domain-containing protein → MRLWAAHEQLHVTISSDVSGGAEAFGELLADLFEHASRMFAQRDKVPLSKCRDLMLQDFLRRVDSPKASVEGSLPVEH, encoded by the coding sequence ATGCGTCTCTGGGCAGCTCACGAGCAATTGCACGTGACAATCAGCAGCGATGTTAGTGGCGGTGCAGAGGCCTTTGGCGAGCTACTTGCAGACCTCTTTGAGCATGCCTCACGCATGTTCGCCCAACGAGACAAGGTTCCACTTAGCAAGTGCCGGGACTTGATGCTCCAAGACTTCTTGCGGCGGGTAGATTCGCCCAAGGCGAGTGTTGAGGGGTCGCTCCCGGTGGAGCACTAG
- a CDS encoding barstar family protein translates to MSDISSWDDFHEASRFAFGFPDFYSRNNNAWIDCLSYLDEGDGMSAFMLGRDETLEVLLVGYYEFSERHPDIALGITQLFAAVNSRYSERGDFLRLRLSLT, encoded by the coding sequence ATGAGTGACATCTCCAGTTGGGACGACTTTCATGAAGCGTCTCGCTTTGCCTTTGGCTTCCCGGATTTCTATAGTCGCAATAACAATGCTTGGATTGACTGCCTCAGTTATCTAGACGAGGGAGATGGCATGTCTGCGTTCATGCTTGGCAGAGATGAAACCCTTGAAGTTCTTCTCGTCGGTTACTATGAATTTTCGGAAAGACATCCAGATATTGCACTCGGAATCACGCAACTCTTTGCTGCCGTCAACTCGCGCTATTCTGAGCGCGGTGATTTTCTCAGGCTGCGTCTCTCGCTTACGTGA